A part of Haliotis asinina isolate JCU_RB_2024 chromosome 10, JCU_Hal_asi_v2, whole genome shotgun sequence genomic DNA contains:
- the LOC137298715 gene encoding endoplasmic reticulum resident protein 44-like — protein sequence MKSLIRRQSTHFLCILFAWLVSVVKTEVQPLNDGNVNSILGTHEIVFVNFYADWCRFSQMLTPVFEEASNKVREAFPMPGRVVFGKVDCDRETNIAQTYRINKYPTLKLFRNGEVVKKEYRGQRSADSLAQFIKDQLTDPAEEHTDIESLEELNNKKRHIVGYFEAKNSDTYKTFARVASSFRDDCKFHALFGPASEAERTSGDRVVFRPPGTGKQDMMFMGSLTDFDNLKVWVQDKCVPLVREITFENAEELTEEGLPFLILFHNPDDHAVVEKFTHEVSTQLLHEKANVNFLTADGSKFTHPLHHIGKTMSDLPVLAIDSFRHMYLFPHDVNKDLDKPGLLKKFIEDLHSGKLHREFHHGPDPTEATPAQIVNEQPGDTKHVPKETVSGGVPPIKKPTSPPESTFRKLAPSSNRYTILKDEL from the exons CTGGTGAGTGTTGTCAAGACAGAGGTCCAGCCCCTCAATGACGGCAATGTCAATAGTATTTTAG GCACACATGAAATAGTGTTTGTGAATTTCTATGCTGACTG GTGCCGATTCAGTCAGATGTTGACACCTGTGTTTGAAGAAGCATCTAACAAAGTGAGGGAGGCATTTCCT ATGCCTGGCAGGGTTGTTTTTGGAAAAGTAGACTGTGATCGTGAAA cgAATATTGCTCAAACATATAGAATCAACAAATATCCAACTTTAAAACTTTTCCGTAATGGTGAAGTAGTGAAGAAAGAATATAGGGGTCAGAGGTCTGCAGATTCACTGGCTCAGTTCATCAAGGATCAGTTGACCGACCCTGCAGAGGAGCACACAGACATTGAATCCTTAGAGGAACTAAAT AACAAAAAGAGACACATTGTGGGCTACTTCGAGGCTAAGAACTCTGACACATACAAAACATTTGCCAGAGTGGCAAGTTCCTTTAGAGATGACTGCAAATTTCATGCACTGTTTGG TCCAGCATCTGAGGCTGAGAGGACTTCTGGCGACCGTGTTGTGTTCAGACCGCCTGGT ACTGGCAAACAAGACATGATGTTCATGGGAAGCCTGACTGATTTTGATAATCTGAAAGTGTGGGTCCAGGACAAGTGCGTGCCCCTGGTCAGAGAGATTACTTTTGAAAATGCAGAG GAATTAACAGAGGAGGGTTTACCATTCCTGATACTCTTCCATAACCCTGATGACCATGCTGTGGTGGAAAAGTTTACTCATGAAGTTTCTACACAGCTATTGCATGAGAAAG CAAACGTTAATTTCCTGACTGCTGATGGGAGTAAATTCACCCACCCTCTCCACCATATTGGCAAGACCATGAGTGATCTGCCTGTCCTTGCCATAGACAGCTTCAGGCACATGTACCTCTTCCCCCATgatgtaaataaggatttaga CAAGCCAGGCCTTCTTAAAAAGTTCATTGAAGATCTTCATTCTGGGAAACTTCACCGAGAATTTCACCATGGGCCCGACCCCACAGAGGCTACACCAGCCCAGATTGTTAAT GAACAGCCTGGAGATACAAAACATGTACCAAAGGAAACAGTTAGTGGTGGAGTACCACCAATTAAAAAACCAACATCGCCCCCGGAATCAACATTTAGAAAGCTTGCCCCCTCAAGCAACAGATATACTATACTCAAAGATGAGCTATAG